The Dermacentor variabilis isolate Ectoservices chromosome 4, ASM5094787v1, whole genome shotgun sequence genome contains the following window.
CTCTTCTTAAATGAAACCTAAAGACCAGAGAAATAAGTTCCGTTTATTGCGAGTTCCATTTACCGAGAGATTGATCTCAAGGGCATGCAAAATGCCCTTTTGAAGAGGACAGACACTTTAATGCTGACAGCATTCATttctggggtttttacgtgccaaaaccacgatctaattatgtgGATAGCAGATAGCCAATAGCCGATAACGGGTGAAGCAGACCTGTTTGTAAAGCTTCTTCTTACAAAGTTTCTACTTGCGCGCAGCCACCGACTAATGCTAGCACCACAAAGCAACTATACTTGAAGTCATCGACAACTTCGAGAGACCTTCGTCTGCAGCGTTGAGTGCATTACACAGGTGTTTCTGTGCCGCCATTGGAAAGGTCAAGAAAAACTCACAGGTCACCGATAATGCAACACAAAGAAACCACAGCAAGCCACGATCATGGTGGAGCCACACTACCCATGACACTAAAGAAAGCCGGCAAGGGCGCCTTGCTGTTGCCTTGGCAAGAATGCAGAAAACTGGTGAGAGACCTCAAAAAGGAAAAGTGCAAACAGTGATGGCTGTCGCAATTCCATTTATATTGGCTGTAGGCTTCATTTTTGGTAAGAATTTTAATACCATTTTCCCGAAGTAGGAAAAAATTCAAttccattaaatttttttttttttacattgcctgCAAAACTAACCAACCAAAGGTTGCTGTTCTGTTTAAGCAGCAATtccatttttcttattttgatTAACTGAGAGCCTACTGTATTAGATATTATATACAAATATTTGCAGATAAGCTTAGAAGTTATGTCATTTCAGCTTTATTATTTATACAAAATTATTATCCACTATAGTTATCGAGAAAATTTTAGGACCAGTTTTCTGTGATTTTCTGTTGAAACACAGTATGGCTATAGAACTGACCATCTCCGCAAAAGTACATTAAGCAAATCTTGCTTTGGGGCAGGGCAACCAAATCTTGCTGTTAAGAGGCTAAGTCGCATTTTAACGCCATAGCATTAAGGGGCCCGTATCATAGAAAATCTAGCGTCGGCGTTCGGTGTCCCGTGTCCAACATTGACCATCGTTTCGGAAATAATCATTAcgaaccatgcatacccaaccatgcaggccctccgtgtagcacAAAatagttactgaactaatttaatttctcaaagtaaaatgcgtcagaaaaatcatagcgtacgacttacacacaacctacaaacatgatagcattggattgtaatttgaatatatcaggaaacataattctgttatgtggAAAGtcaaacacaagccccttttAACAcaatagcgttttccagctgccattcGAGGTCTGACTTGGTAGGAGTGATGCAGCCttctcggttccttgcacaccaccaaaaaaaaacgcaaagctCACCTTCATGTATAGCGTTCACCACCAGCATTTCCCAGTAAATATTATGGtgacataagctgcagttgccgggaagcgcgagaagcattggggggtctttgaatgctatcacgttccactcttaaaggcaaaccttaagtgtcctccaaattttggaGTTTGCCCCAAATACAGTGAAATAACTGCTTTTTGCTTGTCAGCCTCTCATATTTAGGGAGCATAGCCTTCGCCTAAGCACTGGTGAAAAGTGGGAGAACGAGCTCGTGCTGTCTCAGCTAAGGCTATAGTGCTTGCTTGTTGTTACACCAGGAAAGCTCACCGTACGGGCAAACCTTCTGGTTGTGAGGCTCATCAGTAGAGcgtcaatggaaaagaaatcccCTACAGCTACATGCCTCGATGAAAATAATTTTCTTGCAGTATTCTGGTTAGAAAGTGTCTTGATTTTAATACGCATAAAGATAGAGTGCTAACACATTACTTTgcaatcaaaataaaaaaattattttttaagattattttgaaaaaaataatttttcgacCTGCATCTCCTTTTACAGGCATGACATGGTGAACCAACACAAATGAGTTTTGCATTGCAATGAACAGTATAGAAGCATGTTCACCAAATTCAGACATTTCAGAGCTCTGTGAATTATAATCAATATAAAATTGGCTGCTCAAAAATGCAAACTGGAAGCTTCTGCCACCGGTAGCCAACACCATGTTGGTATACAGCCTGTAATGACAAGAGTCACAATGTGCAATGTCTTAGATTAAATTTTAGGTAGTAGAAAGTCAACTTCGAAGTTATGCGAGTGCAGGAATCATTATTCATACACAGATCACGTTTTCTTTCCTATTGGTGCACAGCATACAAAGAACATGGCTGGGCAAACAGTTCTGTGAAAAAATATGCtgtcatggcccctttaaggCATACTAGCAGCTATTCAGTGTTCCTAATGCATAGCTGCTGAAAACTGCACAAATCTCCTCAggttttctcccccccccctctctctctctctctctctctctctctctctctctctctctctctctctctctctctctctctctctcatttttcgaAGTCTTGAAGCACTAGTAAATGATCACCCATGCCCCCTCCCTTTATGCAATATCTTTGGGCTTTTACAGTGGCAATAAACGAAATGAACAGATACAATTGGTAAAGGCACAAAAACTATAAGTGCAAGGGGCAAGTGGTTTGGAGgcatgaccaaaaaaaaaaaaaaaaagaacgggcaCAATCAACAGGTGcggcaagacaaaaaaaagaagaagaaatgaacacttctttcaaaacgtgcAGGCACAAAGGGCACCAGTGAGCCAAGGTCCTAAGCGGGCGGCGTCTCCTCGGTGTGCACATGCATGTGTCGAGCCAACCCGCTGCTCTGGGTGAAGCGCATGGGGCAGCGGGTGCAGCGGTAGGGGCGCTCGGTCGAGTGGCACCGCAGGTGTCCCGTCAGGTGGCTGCGGATGCGAAAGGAGCGGCCGCACAGGGTGCACGGAAAGGGCTTCTCCCcggtgtgggtgcgcaggtggcgCTTGAGGTCCACCTTCCAGTTGAAGGCCTTCGGACAGACGGGGCAAGGGAAGGGCCGCTCGCCCGTGTGCGTCCGCTCGTGATGCGCGAGGTAGCTGGCGTTGCTCGAGACGTA
Protein-coding sequences here:
- the LOC142579851 gene encoding uncharacterized protein LOC142579851 — encoded protein: MHSPVWSCTQFSESRPLLQPPSSVSPGSRSKEAGSGSGPRLVCRYCGYVSSNASYLAHHERTHTGERPFPCPVCPKAFNWKVDLKRHLRTHTGEKPFPCTLCGRSFRIRSHLTGHLRCHSTERPYRCTRCPMRFTQSSGLARHMHVHTEETPPA